One genomic segment of Manis pentadactyla isolate mManPen7 chromosome 1, mManPen7.hap1, whole genome shotgun sequence includes these proteins:
- the COL8A1 gene encoding collagen alpha-1(VIII) chain isoform X1, translating into MAAPSAPPQLLGVLLTLSLGSVRLIQAGAYYGIKPLPPQIPPQIPPQIPQYQPLGQQVPHMPLGKDGLTLGKELPHMHYGKEYPHLPQYMKEIQPVPRVSKEAAPKKGKVEIPLASLRGEQGPRGEPGPRGPPGPPGLPGHGIPGTKGKPGPQGYPGIGKPGMPGMPGKPGAMGMPGAKGEIGPKGEIGLMGIPGPQGPPGPHGLPGIGKPGGPGLPGQPGAKGERGPKGLPGPPGLQGPKGEKGFGMPGLPGLKGPPGMHGPPGPVGLPGVGKPGVTGFPGPQGPLGKPGPPGERGPQGPIGIPGVQGPPGMPGVGKPGQDGIPGQPGFPGGKGEQGLPGLPGPPGLPGVGKPGFPGPKGERGIGGLPGALGPRGEKGPVGAPGMGGPPGESGLPGIPGPMGPPGAIGFPGPKGEGGVVGPQGPPGPKGEPGLQGFPGKPGFLGEVGPPGMRGLPGPIGPKGEAGLKGLPGLPGVPGLLGPKGEPGIPGGQGLQGPPGIPGIAGPSGPIGPPGIPGPKGEPGLPGPPGFPGVGKPGVAGLHGPPGKPGALGPQGQPGLPGPPGPPGPPGPPAVMPPTPPPHGEYLPDMGLGIEGVKPPHAYGAKKGKNGGPTYEMPAFTAELTAPFPPVGAPVKFDKLLYNGRQNYNPQTGVFTCEVPGVYYFAYHVHCKGGNVWVALFKNNEPMMYTYDEYKKGFLDQASGSAVLLLRPGDRVFLQMPSEQAAGLYAGQYVHSSFSGYLLYPM; encoded by the exons ATGGCTGCGCCGTCTGCCCCTCCACAGCTGCTGGGAGTGCTGCTTACCCTTTCTCTGGGCTCCGTCCGGCTCATCCAGGCTGGTGCCTACTATGGAATCAAGCCACTGCCGCCTCAAATTCCTCCTCAGATCCCACCACAAATTCCGCAATACCAGCCCTTGGGCCAGCAAGTACCTCACATGCCTTTGGGCAAAGATGGCCTTACCTTGGGTAAGGAGCTGCCCCACATGCATTATGGCAAAGAGTATCCACACTTACCCCAATACATGAAGGAGATTCAGCCGGTCCCAAGAGTGAGCAAGGAAGCAGCACCCAAGAAAGGCAAAG TAGAAATACCATTAGCCAGTTTACGAGGGGAGCAAGGTCCCCGTGGAGAACCTGGCCCCAGAGGACCACCGGGGCCCCCCGGTTTACCAGGTCATGGGATACCTGGGACCAAAGGAAAACCAGGGCCACAAGGATATCCAGGAATTGGAAAGCCAGGTATGCCTGGAATGCCAGGAAAGCCAGGAGCCATGGGAATGCCTGGGGCAAAAGGTGAAATTGGACCCAAAGGAGAGATTGGGCTTATGGGGATCCCAGGACCCCAAGGGCCTCCAGGACCTCATGGACTTCCTGGCATTGGGAAGCCAGGTGGGCCAGGGTTACCGGGACAACCGGGTGCAAAGGGTGAGCGAGGACCCAAAGGACTACCAGGACCTCCAGGCCTTCAGGGTCCTAAAGGAGAGAAGGGCTTCGGGATGCCAGGTTTGCCAGGCCTGAAGGGTCCTCCAGGGATGCATGGCCCTCCTGGACCTGTTGGACTTCCAGGAGTAGGCAAACCAGGAGTGACAGGCTTCCCTGGGCCCCAGGGTCCCCTGGGAAAGCCAGGTCCTCCAGGCGAACGAGGGCCACAAGGCCCTATTGGGATCCCAGGGGTTCAAGGGCCTCCTGGGATGCCTGGAGTTGGGAAACCAGGCCAGGATGGGATCCCTGGCCAGCCAGGATTTCCAGGTGGTAAAGGGGAGCAAGGACTTCCAGGGCTGCCAGGACCCCCCGGCCTTCCAGGGGTCGGGAAACCAGGCTTCCCTGGACCAAAAGGTGAAAGGGGCATAGGGGGTCTTCCTGGAGCTCTGGGACCAAGAGGGGAGAAAGGACCAGTAGGTGCTCCTGGAATGGGGGGTCCCCCAGGAGAGTCAGGCCTGCCTGGAATCCCAGGTCCTATGGGTCCTCCAGGTGCTATTGGTTTTCCCGGACCCAAAGGAGAAGGTGGAGTTGTGGGGCCACAGGGACCACCAGGTCCCAAGGGTGAGCCAGGGCTTCAAGGTTTCCCAGGAAAGCCAGGCTTCCTTGGGGAAGTGGGGCCCCCTGGCATGAGGGGTTTGCCAGGTCCTATAGGGCCAAAGGGGGAAGCTGGGCTCAAAGGTTTGCCAGGGCTCCCAGGTGTGCCAGGGCTGCTTGGACCAAAGGGAGAACCAGGAATCCCAGGAGGTCAGGGCTTGCAGGGCCCCCCAGGCATCCCAGGGATTGCAGGCCCTAGTGGCCCTATTGGACCACCTGGCATCCCAGGTCCCAAAGGGGAACCAGGCCTCCCAGGGCCCCCTGGGTTCCCTGGAGTAGGGAAGCCGGGAGTGGCAGGACTTCATGGCCCCCCAGGAAAGCCCGGTGCCCTGGGTCCTCAAGGTCAGCCTGGCCTTCCTGGGCCCCCAGGCCCTCCAGGGCCCCCAGGGCCCCCAGCCGTGATGCCCCCTACACCACCACCCCATGGAGAGTATCTGCCGGATATGGGGCTGGGAATTGAAGGGGTGAAACCCCCCCATGCCTATGGAGCTAAGAAAGGCAAGAACGGAGGGCCCACCTACGAGATGCCTGCATTTACCGCGGAGCTGACTGCGCCTTTCCCACCCGTGGGGGCCCCCGTGAAGTTCGACAAACTGCTCTATAACGGCAGACAGAACTACAACCCGCAGACGGGCGTCTTCACCTGCGAGGTCCCCGGGGTCTACTACTTCGCATATCATGTTCACTGCAAGGGCGGCAACGTGTGGGTTGCTCTGTTCAAGAACAACGAGCCCATGATGTACACGTACGACGAGTACAAAAAGGGCTTTCTGGACCAGGCGTCTGGCAGCGCCGTGCTTCTGCTCAGGCCCGGAGACCGCGTGTTCCTCCAGATGCCCTCTGAACAGGCGGCGGGACTGTACGCCGGCCAGTACGTCCATTCCTCCTTTTCAGGATATTTATTGTATCCCATGTAA
- the COL8A1 gene encoding collagen alpha-1(VIII) chain isoform X2, with the protein MAAPSAPPQLLGVLLTLSLGSVRLIQAGAYYGIKPLPPQIPPQIPPQIPQYQPLGQQVPHMPLGKDGLTLGKELPHMHYGKEYPHLPQYMKEIQPVPRVSKEAAPKKGKEIPLASLRGEQGPRGEPGPRGPPGPPGLPGHGIPGTKGKPGPQGYPGIGKPGMPGMPGKPGAMGMPGAKGEIGPKGEIGLMGIPGPQGPPGPHGLPGIGKPGGPGLPGQPGAKGERGPKGLPGPPGLQGPKGEKGFGMPGLPGLKGPPGMHGPPGPVGLPGVGKPGVTGFPGPQGPLGKPGPPGERGPQGPIGIPGVQGPPGMPGVGKPGQDGIPGQPGFPGGKGEQGLPGLPGPPGLPGVGKPGFPGPKGERGIGGLPGALGPRGEKGPVGAPGMGGPPGESGLPGIPGPMGPPGAIGFPGPKGEGGVVGPQGPPGPKGEPGLQGFPGKPGFLGEVGPPGMRGLPGPIGPKGEAGLKGLPGLPGVPGLLGPKGEPGIPGGQGLQGPPGIPGIAGPSGPIGPPGIPGPKGEPGLPGPPGFPGVGKPGVAGLHGPPGKPGALGPQGQPGLPGPPGPPGPPGPPAVMPPTPPPHGEYLPDMGLGIEGVKPPHAYGAKKGKNGGPTYEMPAFTAELTAPFPPVGAPVKFDKLLYNGRQNYNPQTGVFTCEVPGVYYFAYHVHCKGGNVWVALFKNNEPMMYTYDEYKKGFLDQASGSAVLLLRPGDRVFLQMPSEQAAGLYAGQYVHSSFSGYLLYPM; encoded by the exons ATGGCTGCGCCGTCTGCCCCTCCACAGCTGCTGGGAGTGCTGCTTACCCTTTCTCTGGGCTCCGTCCGGCTCATCCAGGCTGGTGCCTACTATGGAATCAAGCCACTGCCGCCTCAAATTCCTCCTCAGATCCCACCACAAATTCCGCAATACCAGCCCTTGGGCCAGCAAGTACCTCACATGCCTTTGGGCAAAGATGGCCTTACCTTGGGTAAGGAGCTGCCCCACATGCATTATGGCAAAGAGTATCCACACTTACCCCAATACATGAAGGAGATTCAGCCGGTCCCAAGAGTGAGCAAGGAAGCAGCACCCAAGAAAGGCAAAG AAATACCATTAGCCAGTTTACGAGGGGAGCAAGGTCCCCGTGGAGAACCTGGCCCCAGAGGACCACCGGGGCCCCCCGGTTTACCAGGTCATGGGATACCTGGGACCAAAGGAAAACCAGGGCCACAAGGATATCCAGGAATTGGAAAGCCAGGTATGCCTGGAATGCCAGGAAAGCCAGGAGCCATGGGAATGCCTGGGGCAAAAGGTGAAATTGGACCCAAAGGAGAGATTGGGCTTATGGGGATCCCAGGACCCCAAGGGCCTCCAGGACCTCATGGACTTCCTGGCATTGGGAAGCCAGGTGGGCCAGGGTTACCGGGACAACCGGGTGCAAAGGGTGAGCGAGGACCCAAAGGACTACCAGGACCTCCAGGCCTTCAGGGTCCTAAAGGAGAGAAGGGCTTCGGGATGCCAGGTTTGCCAGGCCTGAAGGGTCCTCCAGGGATGCATGGCCCTCCTGGACCTGTTGGACTTCCAGGAGTAGGCAAACCAGGAGTGACAGGCTTCCCTGGGCCCCAGGGTCCCCTGGGAAAGCCAGGTCCTCCAGGCGAACGAGGGCCACAAGGCCCTATTGGGATCCCAGGGGTTCAAGGGCCTCCTGGGATGCCTGGAGTTGGGAAACCAGGCCAGGATGGGATCCCTGGCCAGCCAGGATTTCCAGGTGGTAAAGGGGAGCAAGGACTTCCAGGGCTGCCAGGACCCCCCGGCCTTCCAGGGGTCGGGAAACCAGGCTTCCCTGGACCAAAAGGTGAAAGGGGCATAGGGGGTCTTCCTGGAGCTCTGGGACCAAGAGGGGAGAAAGGACCAGTAGGTGCTCCTGGAATGGGGGGTCCCCCAGGAGAGTCAGGCCTGCCTGGAATCCCAGGTCCTATGGGTCCTCCAGGTGCTATTGGTTTTCCCGGACCCAAAGGAGAAGGTGGAGTTGTGGGGCCACAGGGACCACCAGGTCCCAAGGGTGAGCCAGGGCTTCAAGGTTTCCCAGGAAAGCCAGGCTTCCTTGGGGAAGTGGGGCCCCCTGGCATGAGGGGTTTGCCAGGTCCTATAGGGCCAAAGGGGGAAGCTGGGCTCAAAGGTTTGCCAGGGCTCCCAGGTGTGCCAGGGCTGCTTGGACCAAAGGGAGAACCAGGAATCCCAGGAGGTCAGGGCTTGCAGGGCCCCCCAGGCATCCCAGGGATTGCAGGCCCTAGTGGCCCTATTGGACCACCTGGCATCCCAGGTCCCAAAGGGGAACCAGGCCTCCCAGGGCCCCCTGGGTTCCCTGGAGTAGGGAAGCCGGGAGTGGCAGGACTTCATGGCCCCCCAGGAAAGCCCGGTGCCCTGGGTCCTCAAGGTCAGCCTGGCCTTCCTGGGCCCCCAGGCCCTCCAGGGCCCCCAGGGCCCCCAGCCGTGATGCCCCCTACACCACCACCCCATGGAGAGTATCTGCCGGATATGGGGCTGGGAATTGAAGGGGTGAAACCCCCCCATGCCTATGGAGCTAAGAAAGGCAAGAACGGAGGGCCCACCTACGAGATGCCTGCATTTACCGCGGAGCTGACTGCGCCTTTCCCACCCGTGGGGGCCCCCGTGAAGTTCGACAAACTGCTCTATAACGGCAGACAGAACTACAACCCGCAGACGGGCGTCTTCACCTGCGAGGTCCCCGGGGTCTACTACTTCGCATATCATGTTCACTGCAAGGGCGGCAACGTGTGGGTTGCTCTGTTCAAGAACAACGAGCCCATGATGTACACGTACGACGAGTACAAAAAGGGCTTTCTGGACCAGGCGTCTGGCAGCGCCGTGCTTCTGCTCAGGCCCGGAGACCGCGTGTTCCTCCAGATGCCCTCTGAACAGGCGGCGGGACTGTACGCCGGCCAGTACGTCCATTCCTCCTTTTCAGGATATTTATTGTATCCCATGTAA